Within the Vigna angularis cultivar LongXiaoDou No.4 chromosome 10, ASM1680809v1, whole genome shotgun sequence genome, the region GCTCTACTGCCAAATCTAAAAATTCTTGCGATTGTTGTGATATATTGGTGGGTTTCTCTGTGAAAGCTTGGAATCCAAACTCTACAATACTATTAATTCTTATGGTGGTTGTAAATATATTGGTATATCTATTGAGCTATGCTTTCTTTGTTTGTTATGTTATTAACGGAGATTGGTTCAAAACATATCATATTCGTAAGATATTATCCATTCTAGAACAGAtagatttgttttttatattactttaaaatgggatattttatttgtatataaatctgTGTATATAAAtttctgttattttttgttttatttgatgtaaaactttattttatatgatgtaAAACTTTAAAACTTTGTTTGTATTCGGACAATTAAAATTGGTGTGCCACTTTTATGTGAATAGAGATAACAGATTATTAAAGTTGATTTTAACTTAATAAGAAACATAATTTGTTCtattttatgtcattttttacttctatataaatgtttatgaaaACTTCACGTTGTCGAGAGGATTTAAGTCGTCATCGTCGTTCTCACGGAGTTCAGTGTTCCATTTCTTCATCTGTCATCACACTTTGCAGCCGTCATTTTCTTAAAGAAATATACTGcataataaattatagaaattcAACCACAACTTTGGTTATATAAATGTAACGTCTCTACTGCACCAAtccattattttttgtaaaaatatttgatatataacaTTTGTATTAGATTAATCTAAGCTTTTACGCCATTTGAATGAGATTTTTTTCTCGTTAAAATTACTTGCGATCTCtttatatttatgttgtaaGAAAAAAAGTACATTGACAGttgttcttttaattatatttacctAATcgaatatataatgaaaaaaaataagttgacaattattttaacttttcataatggtttcataattaattatagtaagtttattttttctttcttttaaattagtttttcatAATTTGGAAAATGAATTAAGCTCCTGATACTAATGTGGTAACCCCTACAGTTACAATAGTTTACGGttacaaacaaaataagaagaaagaatTAGCAATTAGCAACGGAAGCCTAACACGGATCCATCGGTGAGGGCGATGACGACCCTGCACTCAGCTTTCGCCTCCACGTGGTGACTGAAAAGGTGTAACACTCTCACGCGCCCAGCCATCTCTATTTTCGACTCCATCTCCATAGTGGGCCCCACATTGCTGGGACCATTCACCAAGGTGGGCCCCGGGCCCAAGGGGAAGGACTGGACGGTGAACGTGGCGGCCATGTACTGAGTCCTGCCGGCGGCGATCTTGCCGGCGGGGACGAACATGAACCCGACCTGTGTGCCGTGGTAGAGAAGCTGGAGCGAGCTGTCGTAGTGCGAGAAGGTGCCACGGTTAGGGTTGCGGACGGAGGCGTACTGAGAGAAGGTGAAGTTGACGGTACCGTTAATGGCGGAGAAGGAAGGGATCTGGACGGCGCTGACGGCGATTTTGGGATCCTGAGGCTTGAACAGCGTGAAGTAAAGGAGGAAGACCACGATGAGGAGGAAGATCAGGAAAATGGTGGCCACAAAACAGGATGCCAGGTTCGTGCGGTTCTCGTGCTTCGCCATGGCTCTGAGAGAGGAAGTATCTAAGGGatgtgatgaagatgatgaatgCAACAAATCAAagcataacaaaacaaaacacaacaaaagccACGAGCACATGGAGTGTGTGTAGAAATTTGCAGCGTGTGAAGAGGTGGGTAGGACCATAGCTCATGCTGCTTATTTGATCATTTGTTTTTTTGCCTTCAATCCAATTCTATTTACGTGGAATTTTTTGTCTTGCAGTGGAccctccatttttttttaaatttatgaactCTGTAATGTTTCAGTATAGGACTAAGTTTCTATTAACTTTCTCGAGAAATAATATAAACTGTGGTACATGAGTTTTCTTGATCAGGGTTGGATGAAGTTTATTTATTCGTTACGTGATCTCAGGTAGTAGTGGGAGATAGTTTCTCAATACCAAAGACCATCTCGCACGGCTTTTTTACCAGACATGAATCAACGAGTGAGGTAAATATCTTGTCCCATTCCTACTGTAACTTGTAGGCATGAAAGTGAATGATTATGGTTGATTATTTGATTGGAATCTAGTTTCTTGGATCGGTCCATTTGATATATATCTATGGAGTGGCCAATTCAGATCTTAGGGCCattcatatatatttgattttgggAATCTGTTAGAGTGGTCCCATAGTTTTTTTGTCCACTTAATTTCTGAGAAGCTGATTATTTTGTAGTTGTTATACGTATTATCTTCTCGgattatttaatgaattattattaaacttgATCCGTTACTAAGTAAACTAGTTGATCATGATTATTATAGTTCGAATTATTTAATGGGTTATTTTTGAATCTGATGGGTTACTAAGTAAATCGGTTGATCATATATTAGACCAAATACATTAACTTTAATATTAGTTATACATAATTCGACTGTAATTAAATtgagattaattaaaaattaactttaaaacttataaataaaagtttgagaTAAAGAAATAAGTAACATATATTAACGGTTTAGAGAGACGGATCAAGATAATACTTAGACTTGTGGACATCATTCGGACTTTGAAGACATAACATATCTTAGATGACCCTACCCCAAAGAGTAGTAATTActtctatgtttttttatcttaatgATCCATTATTAGTATTATGGATAAGATTTATTTGCTATGTTAACTGTTAGCTTTTCATGAGGTTAGCAGTGGTAAAATGTTCATGAGGAGCCTATGAGCTTCTGCaccattttcttttgttaaggGAGAGATGATGGAGATatcacaaaaatgaaaatgtggTGCAGATGAAAATTACACACACAAACTTCTTTTTACCAATGTCATCCATCATACATATCAACATGGTATTATTGTAAACAGATGAGCAAAACCAACTAGATTAAATtatcaaaactatataaaacTAGAAATGTAAATTGTGGGACACTAAAACATTATTCGAATGAAATAAACTGAATTGTTTCGTTGaactatttaaaattgaatttattctttaaattgcTCCAAATTACACTAAATTTCGTAAATTACAACCACGTATTTTATGAATAGTAGCATGCCATATTCCATATGTTCTTAAAATCAAATATTCATAATCAGTTGGTAAATAAAATacgtttttttaattattaaaagtgaAGTTCTAAGTTTATTAGCGGGTATATTTAGTAAAAATGCCCTTCgaacattttattttagaagaattcaatttaaaatgaatttaaacagctaaaattgattaaacaatatttaggaaaaaataattagaaggttatatataaattaaaacccATATATAATCTAGCATGctatattatgaatttttaatagACAAACTAATGACGTCTAGGTTAGTTAATCACTACAGTTATTGAGCCTCTCTctgtaattaaatatatttatgttttatttgtatGCAATGTAGTTTTGAATATCGTTTGTCTTTATTTCTAAGAATTCTCTTTTAGATCCTATAATTACTCATAGTTGTTACTTCCAATcgaaaatgtaaaatattttataaaaatatttttaaaaactatgtATTATAGTAAGGACAAGCGAGTGCTCTGTCTCTATAGTATAAACTGAAGAAAGTTAAAATGGCAAATGAAGAAAACTTAAAGATGCTTTTTGAAGTTCATACAAAAGGAAAAGACGTAACATaaagaataaacaaataatataggAAATATGGCAAAGGCAACATCAGACAGTAAGATGTCTGGTTCATAACTAAAACATGAGAAAACAAGAGgcatatttttcaaaagtaaacATGCTAAACATATTACAATTATGTACACATGTCATCCAACTTCTGTTCACCCTCGCAGAAACCtagaatatataaaatttcaatataataCATGTTATAGAGACCCTTCAACCTCTGCCCAAAAGGTCATTACAATTGTGAAAAAAGGCAATGCATGGATGAGATATGAGATATAAGAGATGAGAGATGAGAAAGAGGTTCACAGACATTTTAAACCAAGTGCAGTCCATCCAAATATGGAATGCATACACAGTTATCAtgcaaatatatttattgttattacaTTATATAACTATGAATCCGAGAGAGTTTATTTTGAAAGCTTGTCAAGGCGAGAATCCATGATCTGGGAGACAGATTCAAGAAACACAGATTCCCCCATGCCAGGTAGCATTGATTCCTGGGCTTCACAAATAATCTCCTCGATTACAGATTTCTTGTTCAAATTTTCCCTACACATAATGCTTCCGATGTCATAGGGACTGAGACCTCTCTCAACCCCTTTCTTCAATAACATTGTGGAGATTCGGAGTGTTCTAGCACACTCTACCGGAACATCCC harbors:
- the LOC108320916 gene encoding uncharacterized protein LOC108320916 → MVLPTSSHAANFYTHSMCSWLLLCFVLLCFDLLHSSSSSHPLDTSSLRAMAKHENRTNLASCFVATIFLIFLLIVVFLLYFTLFKPQDPKIAVSAVQIPSFSAINGTVNFTFSQYASVRNPNRGTFSHYDSSLQLLYHGTQVGFMFVPAGKIAAGRTQYMAATFTVQSFPLGPGPTLVNGPSNVGPTMEMESKIEMAGRVRVLHLFSHHVEAKAECRVVIALTDGSVLGFRC